In the Longimicrobiales bacterium genome, one interval contains:
- a CDS encoding sulfatase-like hydrolase/transferase, producing the protein MRLIVGAVLLAPAATACVNPNTLSDPPPNIVFVLLDDVRLDDIVENPFVELPNFARVAQEGASFTNFFTAAPLCSPSRAVFLTGQYPHRNGIVDNRERAEQSHSIRTFPRILHDAGYRSAFIGKWHMGHEDDTPRPGFDRWVSFVGQGTYFDPEMNIDGEYVRESGYMTDILSRYSADFIESTHRSQPFVLYLAHKAVHPEILEGRQRSFPPAPEDGELYKGATLPRTPAWQAPLDGKPALERVTDYTDPRSPAGGTPDTDVLARLRMLSAVDRGLGEILGALEDQGQLDNTVVIVTSDQGFFYGEFGLAQERRLAYEPSIRIPLLVRYPPLISGGQELSTMAANVDVAPTVLDLAGLTPPDDMDGVSIKSVFGGRDFQPRSSFLIEYYTDEVFERIQDMGYRAIRTDRYKYIRYTDLEGMDELYDLVADPYELRNIYDETDPETRVELGRQLDGLLVR; encoded by the coding sequence ATGCGCCTCATCGTAGGCGCTGTCCTGCTGGCTCCGGCTGCCACTGCGTGCGTGAACCCGAATACTCTGTCTGACCCGCCGCCCAACATCGTCTTCGTCCTCCTCGATGATGTCCGGCTGGACGACATCGTCGAGAATCCGTTCGTTGAGCTTCCCAATTTCGCGCGTGTCGCCCAGGAGGGCGCGTCCTTCACCAATTTCTTTACGGCAGCGCCTCTGTGCTCTCCGTCACGTGCGGTTTTTCTCACGGGGCAGTATCCGCACAGGAACGGAATCGTCGACAACCGCGAGCGTGCCGAACAGAGTCATTCGATCCGGACCTTTCCGCGCATTCTCCATGACGCCGGCTACCGGTCAGCGTTTATCGGCAAGTGGCATATGGGCCACGAAGATGACACGCCTCGACCGGGATTCGATCGCTGGGTCAGTTTTGTCGGTCAGGGCACCTACTTCGACCCCGAGATGAACATCGACGGGGAGTATGTCCGGGAGTCCGGTTATATGACGGACATCCTGTCCAGATATTCCGCCGACTTCATCGAGTCCACGCATCGTAGCCAGCCGTTCGTACTCTACCTGGCGCACAAGGCGGTCCATCCGGAGATATTGGAGGGCCGACAGCGCTCGTTTCCACCCGCTCCAGAGGACGGTGAGCTCTATAAGGGGGCGACGCTTCCGAGGACTCCGGCGTGGCAAGCTCCCCTCGATGGTAAGCCAGCCTTGGAGCGGGTCACCGACTATACCGATCCGCGAAGTCCAGCTGGTGGGACACCAGACACGGACGTGCTGGCACGGCTTCGGATGTTGAGCGCTGTCGACCGCGGACTTGGGGAGATTCTCGGAGCTCTAGAAGACCAGGGCCAGTTGGATAACACCGTGGTCATCGTAACTAGCGACCAAGGGTTCTTCTACGGTGAGTTCGGATTGGCCCAGGAAAGGCGGCTCGCCTACGAGCCCAGCATCCGGATTCCATTGCTGGTCCGCTATCCACCGCTCATTTCAGGGGGTCAGGAGCTTTCCACAATGGCCGCCAATGTTGACGTTGCCCCGACTGTCTTGGACCTCGCTGGCCTCACTCCACCGGACGACATGGATGGCGTTTCGATCAAGTCGGTCTTCGGCGGTAGGGACTTCCAACCTCGATCCTCATTCCTGATCGAGTACTACACGGACGAGGTCTTTGAGCGCATCCAGGACATGGGATACCGGGCGATTCGAACGGATCGGTATAAGTACATCCGGTATACCGACCTTGAGGGAATGGATGAGCTGTACGATTTGGTGGCCGATCCCTACGAGCTTCGAAACATCTACGATGAGACGGATCCAGAAACGCGAGTGGAACTGGGGCGACAGCTGGATGGGTTACTGGTCCGCTGA
- a CDS encoding DUF5916 domain-containing protein, giving the protein MIDGSPAPTHPVAMTRDARGRPTVRAIRLDEPLTLDGVLDEDMYSDFEPFGEFVQVTPVSGNPSSQRTDVWIAFDDENIYVTCRCWDDAPPDEWIVNELRRDADGIRNNEHFGIMFDTFYDRRNGFMLYTNPLGARNEYSVVDEAGVNRDWNPIWDVAPGRFDGGWTVEIAIPFKSLRYQSGAGQMWGLQLRRSIRHLNEWTYLSPVPAILAGPQGLNRVSVAGTLVGLDLPPAGSNVELKTYGIAGSTTDRVTTPSITNRTAEAGLDLKYGLTANLTADLTFNTDFAQVEADEQQVNLTRFSLFFPEKREFFLEGRGVFEFGTGGGGGFGGGGGGGGFGRGGGDAPSLFYSRRIGFQDGAVIPIQAGGRLTGKVGPWSVGLMNIHTGNDEVAGVGATDFSIVRFKRDILRRSAIGAMFTNRSIGASGTGTNQAYGMDAAFAFFTNLQLGGYYARTETTSLDGDNESYQARFDYGGDTYGANAGIVKVGSDFNPEIGFLRRSDFRKSSGSVRFSPRPASIEAIRKLTWQATVNFFEDGAGRMESRSQQGRFSIEFENSDQATLQATQNFERLDDPFEIDTDVFIPEGRYTYTGYQASYNFGTQRPVSGNVSYQWGAFFRGSIRTISINRARIVVSDHLSLEPGVSVNLIDLPDGEANQTVFRVRADYAFTPRMFASTLVQYNESRATFSSNLRFRWEFRPGSDLFLVWTDERDTPLRSTGLRNRAFALKVTRLLRF; this is encoded by the coding sequence GTGATCGACGGATCCCCAGCGCCGACGCATCCGGTTGCGATGACACGTGACGCGCGTGGCCGCCCGACAGTTCGCGCGATCCGCCTTGATGAGCCGCTGACACTAGACGGCGTGCTCGACGAGGACATGTACTCCGACTTCGAACCCTTTGGGGAGTTCGTGCAGGTGACACCCGTCTCGGGTAACCCGTCTTCACAGCGCACCGACGTCTGGATCGCCTTCGATGACGAGAACATCTACGTGACGTGCCGCTGCTGGGACGACGCCCCGCCTGACGAGTGGATCGTCAACGAGTTGAGACGTGACGCGGATGGGATCCGTAACAACGAGCACTTCGGGATCATGTTCGACACATTCTACGACCGTCGGAACGGATTCATGCTCTATACGAATCCACTCGGGGCTCGCAACGAATACTCGGTCGTCGACGAGGCGGGGGTGAACCGGGACTGGAATCCGATCTGGGACGTCGCTCCTGGCCGATTCGACGGCGGTTGGACGGTCGAGATCGCGATCCCATTCAAGTCACTGCGCTACCAGTCCGGCGCCGGGCAGATGTGGGGCCTGCAACTCCGCCGGTCGATCCGCCACCTGAATGAGTGGACGTACTTGAGCCCGGTGCCAGCCATCCTCGCCGGTCCCCAAGGACTCAATCGGGTTTCGGTCGCGGGAACGCTCGTGGGATTAGACTTGCCGCCCGCAGGTAGCAATGTGGAGCTCAAGACATACGGAATCGCGGGCTCCACCACGGATCGCGTAACTACGCCCAGCATCACGAATCGCACTGCCGAGGCCGGCCTAGACTTGAAGTACGGCTTAACCGCCAACCTCACCGCGGATCTCACTTTCAACACGGACTTCGCCCAAGTCGAGGCAGACGAGCAACAGGTCAATTTGACACGCTTCAGTCTCTTTTTTCCGGAGAAGCGTGAGTTCTTCTTGGAAGGGCGTGGCGTCTTTGAATTCGGCACCGGTGGTGGCGGCGGCTTTGGAGGCGGAGGTGGGGGAGGCGGATTCGGCCGCGGTGGCGGAGATGCACCGTCGCTCTTCTACAGCCGCCGGATCGGCTTCCAGGACGGAGCTGTCATCCCGATCCAAGCCGGAGGGCGGCTAACGGGCAAGGTCGGCCCTTGGAGCGTCGGCCTCATGAACATTCACACGGGCAACGACGAAGTAGCGGGCGTGGGTGCCACCGACTTCTCGATTGTGCGCTTCAAGCGTGACATCCTCCGGCGCAGCGCGATCGGGGCAATGTTCACCAACCGTTCGATCGGCGCATCGGGTACAGGCACCAACCAGGCCTACGGCATGGACGCCGCGTTCGCGTTTTTCACAAACCTTCAGCTTGGCGGATACTACGCGCGCACGGAGACCACATCGCTAGACGGCGACAACGAGAGCTATCAAGCTCGCTTCGACTATGGAGGTGACACCTATGGAGCGAACGCCGGTATCGTCAAGGTGGGTTCCGACTTCAACCCAGAGATTGGGTTCCTACGTAGAAGCGACTTCAGGAAGTCGTCAGGCTCAGTAAGGTTCAGCCCGCGGCCGGCGTCGATCGAGGCAATTCGGAAGCTCACCTGGCAGGCCACCGTCAATTTCTTCGAAGACGGAGCGGGCAGGATGGAATCCCGCAGCCAACAGGGACGCTTCAGCATCGAGTTCGAAAACAGTGACCAGGCCACACTGCAGGCTACCCAGAACTTCGAGCGTCTCGACGATCCGTTCGAGATCGACACCGATGTATTCATTCCGGAGGGACGTTACACGTACACGGGGTATCAAGCGTCCTACAATTTCGGCACACAGCGCCCGGTCTCAGGCAATGTCTCATACCAGTGGGGCGCCTTCTTCCGTGGTTCGATCCGGACAATCAGTATCAACCGCGCGAGAATCGTCGTGTCCGATCACCTGTCCCTAGAACCCGGCGTGAGTGTGAACCTCATTGATCTGCCGGACGGCGAGGCGAACCAGACTGTCTTCAGGGTACGTGCAGACTACGCATTCACTCCGCGGATGTTCGCCAGCACCCTCGTACAGTACAACGAGAGCCGTGCGACCTTCTCTAGCAACCTACGATTCCGTTGGGAGTTCCGACCCGGCAGCGACTTGTTCTTGGTGTGGACGGACGAGCGCGACACCCCACTCCGCAGCACCGGGCTGCGCAACCGTGCGTTCGCGCTGAAGGTCACGAGGCTGCTCCGCTTCTAA
- a CDS encoding succinate dehydrogenase/fumarate reductase iron-sulfur subunit has translation MKNATFKVWRGTSEGGAFEAYEVELDHGYVVLDAIHQIQAEQANDMAVRWNCKAGKCGSCSAEINGMPGLMCMTRVDDLDLSKPVTVEPLRAFPLVKDLVTDVSWNYEVKASMTKFTPKPADMDDGTWHMEQYDVERPQEFRKCIECFLCQDVCHVLRDHAMHDRFGGPRHYVYAANMEMNPIDTADRTAELRDELGIGYCNITKCCTKVCPEGIQITDNAIIPLKERVVDKSYDPIAKLISMVKG, from the coding sequence ATGAAGAATGCGACCTTCAAAGTCTGGCGTGGCACCTCGGAAGGCGGAGCCTTCGAGGCCTACGAGGTTGAGCTCGATCACGGGTATGTAGTCCTTGATGCGATCCATCAGATCCAAGCAGAACAGGCCAACGACATGGCCGTCCGGTGGAACTGCAAGGCAGGGAAGTGCGGTTCGTGTTCGGCTGAGATCAATGGAATGCCGGGCCTCATGTGTATGACCCGGGTTGATGACCTCGACCTGAGCAAGCCCGTGACCGTCGAGCCGCTACGTGCGTTCCCGCTCGTCAAAGACCTGGTGACCGACGTCTCGTGGAACTACGAGGTGAAGGCGTCCATGACGAAGTTCACGCCGAAGCCGGCGGATATGGACGACGGCACGTGGCACATGGAACAATACGACGTGGAGCGTCCGCAGGAGTTCCGGAAGTGCATCGAGTGCTTCCTGTGTCAGGACGTTTGTCACGTGCTGCGCGACCATGCGATGCACGACAGGTTCGGAGGTCCGCGCCACTATGTGTATGCGGCCAACATGGAGATGAACCCCATCGACACCGCAGACCGAACAGCGGAACTCCGTGACGAACTGGGTATCGGGTACTGCAACATCACGAAGTGTTGCACAAAGGTGTGCCCCGAGGGCATTCAGATCACAGACAACGCGATCATCCCGCTCAAGGAGCGCGTGGTCGACAAGTCGTACGATCCGATCGCCAAACTGATCAGTATGGTGAAAGGCTGA